A part of Oryctolagus cuniculus chromosome 4, mOryCun1.1, whole genome shotgun sequence genomic DNA contains:
- the LOC100349261 gene encoding LOW QUALITY PROTEIN: 3-keto-steroid reductase/17-beta-hydroxysteroid dehydrogenase 7 (The sequence of the model RefSeq protein was modified relative to this genomic sequence to represent the inferred CDS: inserted 4 bases in 3 codons; substituted 2 bases at 2 genomic stop codons), giving the protein MAEGEAESHVSNMADVSRHCYLPGRWLWANSGIGLALCKWLLMVDNELHXCLVYRNMGKAEIVCVALLASHHTTHVTILPVDVSSLQSVFQAAKELKQIFQRLGYAHLNAGLMPNPXALVSNLFSRKVIHLFSTGKGLLTXGEVITADRLQEVLETSIFGHFIVILELEHLLCRSENTSRLIWTSSHKARTPNSSLEDMPHSKGQGPYSSSKYETDLLSMALNRHYNHQDXVCPGTVFTNMTYGILSPFIWTLPLPIIWLLHFFANVFILVLYNGTEELVWLFHQKLESLSPLSKYLNAATGFGSNYVVTQKMDLDEDNAEKHYQSXLDLEKHVKVSIPMADPQS; this is encoded by the exons ATGGCTGAGGGCGAAGCTGAGAGCCACGTCTCCAACATGGCTGACGTGAGTCGTCACTGCTATcttccag GAAGGTGGTTGTGGGCAAACAGTGGCATTGGTCTAGCCCTTTGCAAGTGGCTGCTGATGGTGGACAATGAACTTCA CTGTTTGGTGTACAGGAATATGGGCAAAGCTGAAATTGTCTGCGTTGCTTTGCTGGCCTCTCACCACACCACCCACGTCACCATTTTGCCTGTGGATGTCAGCAGCCTACAGTCAGTGTTCCAGGCTGCTAAGGAACTTAAGCAAATTTTTCAGAGATTGG gcTATGCACATCTTAATGCTGGGCTCATGCCTAATC AAGCACTTGTCTCAAATCTTTTTTCAAGAAAAGTGATTCATCTGTTCTCCACAGGTAAAGGATTGCTGACTTAGGGTGAAGTGATCACTGCTGATAGGCTGCAGGAGGTATTGGAAACCAGTATCTTTGGCCACTTTATTGTGATTCTGGAACTCGAACATCTTCTCTGTCGCAGTGAAAATACATCCCGGCTCATCTGGACGTCATCTCACAAAGCAAGGACACCTAATTCCAGCCTGGAGGACATGCCGCACAGCAAAGGCCAGGGACCCTATAGCTCTTCCAAATATGAGACTGACCTTCTCAGCATGGCTTTGAACAGGCATTACAACCACCAGG CTGTGTGCCCAGGTACAGTGTTTACCAATATGACATACGGAATTCTATCTCCCTTCATATGGACACTGCCGCTACCAATCATATGGTTGCTTCActtttttgcaaatgttttcattttggtGCTGTACAATGGAACAGAAGAACTGGTTTGGCTTTTCCATCAAAAGCTTGAATCTCTCAGTCCTCTGTCAAAATACCTGAATGCTGCTACAGGCTTTGGAAGCAATTATGTAGTGACCCAAAAGATGGACCTAGATGAAGATAATGCTGAAAAACATTACCAAAGTTGATTGGATTTGGAAAAGCATGTTAAAGTCTCCATTCCAATGGCAGATCCCCAGAGCTGA